The following proteins are co-located in the Mesorhizobium sp. M1E.F.Ca.ET.045.02.1.1 genome:
- a CDS encoding flagellar basal body P-ring protein FlgI, which produces MMRAFALLLSAAIGLQPALADGLTPKAKRELALKNGGVYDDPEYDPATTTRMFRVSTGPSTLPPGQVAARIKDIAQLQSARDNQLVGYGLVIGLAGTGDSLRNSPFTEQSIRAMLENLGIATEGGSARAKNVAAVIVTANMPPFVQSGARIDIDVSSMGDATSLAGGTLVMTPLKAADGEIYAVGQGSVIVGGFTAKGQAEQLTQGVPTAGRVPNGAIIERTVPAEFDDQGVLTLQLRNPDFSTAIRIADAINDYTAQRFGMRVAAERDARTVQIRRPKNVSAARFYAEIENLVVESDAPARVVIDERTGTIVIGNNVKISRVAISHGTLTVRITEAPKVVQPEPFSRGETAVEPFTAIEATRPDARVAVLDGPDLETLVSGLNRLGVKPDGIIAILQGIKSAGALQADLVLQ; this is translated from the coding sequence GTGATGCGCGCTTTCGCCCTTTTGCTCAGCGCCGCGATCGGCCTTCAGCCCGCCTTGGCGGACGGGCTGACGCCCAAGGCCAAGCGCGAGCTGGCCTTGAAGAACGGTGGCGTCTACGACGACCCTGAATACGATCCGGCCACCACCACGCGCATGTTCCGCGTCTCAACGGGGCCGAGCACGCTGCCGCCCGGCCAGGTCGCGGCGCGCATCAAGGATATCGCCCAACTGCAGAGCGCCCGCGACAACCAGCTCGTCGGCTACGGCCTTGTCATAGGCCTGGCGGGAACCGGCGACAGCCTGCGCAACTCGCCCTTCACCGAACAGTCGATCCGCGCCATGCTGGAGAACCTCGGCATCGCCACCGAAGGCGGCAGCGCGCGCGCCAAGAACGTCGCCGCCGTCATCGTCACCGCCAACATGCCGCCCTTCGTCCAGTCGGGCGCCCGCATCGACATCGACGTCTCCTCCATGGGTGACGCAACCTCGCTCGCCGGCGGCACGCTGGTGATGACGCCGCTGAAGGCGGCGGACGGCGAGATCTATGCTGTCGGGCAAGGTTCGGTGATCGTGGGCGGCTTCACCGCCAAGGGCCAGGCCGAGCAGTTGACGCAAGGTGTGCCCACCGCCGGCCGCGTGCCGAACGGCGCCATCATCGAGCGCACCGTGCCGGCCGAATTCGACGACCAGGGCGTGCTGACGCTGCAATTGCGCAATCCCGATTTCTCGACCGCCATTCGCATCGCCGACGCCATCAACGATTACACCGCGCAGCGCTTCGGCATGCGCGTCGCGGCTGAGCGCGATGCCCGCACCGTGCAGATCAGGCGGCCGAAGAACGTGTCGGCCGCGCGCTTCTATGCCGAGATCGAAAACCTGGTCGTCGAATCGGATGCCCCTGCCCGCGTCGTCATCGACGAACGCACCGGCACCATCGTCATCGGCAACAACGTCAAGATCTCGCGCGTCGCCATCAGCCACGGCACGCTCACCGTGCGCATCACCGAAGCGCCGAAGGTGGTTCAGCCAGAACCCTTCTCCAGGGGCGAGACCGCGGTCGAACCCTTCACCGCCATCGAAGCTACGCGGCCCGACGCGCGCGTTGCCGTGCTCGACGGCCCTGACCTGGAAACGCTTGTCTCCGGCCTCAACCGCCTTGGTGTGAAACCCGACGGCATCATCGCCATCCTGCAAGGCATCAAGTCGGCCGGCGCCCTGCAGGCCGACCTGGTTCTCCAATAG
- the flgA gene encoding flagellar basal body P-ring formation chaperone FlgA, with protein sequence MPRPISCSAFCRAALALALVAGGMPAFAQETAGQSASQIAAGQPAGEAVLIPNRVIYPGETIELAALKQVTLVPGKHEPDGMATRSEDLQGKVAKRTLLPGRYIPVAAIREAWLVEQGASVQVYFTAGALTISAAGVTLQPGAAGDLIKVRNIDSGKIISGIVMADGTIKVGAS encoded by the coding sequence ATGCCGAGGCCGATCTCCTGTTCCGCATTTTGCCGCGCCGCGCTGGCCCTCGCGCTGGTTGCCGGCGGCATGCCGGCATTCGCGCAGGAAACGGCCGGCCAATCGGCCAGCCAGATCGCCGCCGGCCAGCCGGCCGGCGAGGCTGTGCTGATCCCGAACCGGGTCATCTACCCGGGCGAGACCATCGAGCTTGCGGCGCTGAAGCAGGTGACCCTCGTGCCGGGCAAGCACGAGCCGGACGGCATGGCGACGCGCTCCGAAGACCTGCAGGGCAAGGTCGCCAAGCGCACGCTGCTGCCCGGCCGCTACATTCCCGTGGCTGCTATCCGAGAAGCCTGGCTGGTCGAGCAGGGCGCCTCCGTGCAGGTCTATTTCACCGCCGGCGCGCTGACCATTTCGGCTGCCGGCGTCACCTTGCAGCCAGGCGCCGCGGGCGACCTCATCAAGGTCCGCAACATCGACAGCGGCAAGATCATTTCCGGCATTGTCATGGCCGACGGCACCATCAAGGTCGGCGCATCGTGA
- the flgG gene encoding flagellar basal-body rod protein FlgG, translated as MKALAIAATGMNAQQTNLEVIANNIANINTTGYKRARAEFSDLLYQVDRTQGVPNRSNTSLVPEGVSIGLGVKTTAVRNVHTQGELTSTGNSFDLALTGRGWFQIEGADGSTLYSRAGAFNTNATGQLVTVDGASVVPAITVPTDAVEVIVNKTGQVFARIDGQTDLQLLGQLQIVNFANEAGLAPLGDNLFQETAASGPANVGVPGDPGFATIEQGYLESSNVDPVKEITELISAQRAYEMNSKVIQAADDMASVVSKNIR; from the coding sequence ATGAAAGCCCTTGCTATCGCCGCGACCGGCATGAACGCCCAGCAGACCAATCTGGAAGTCATTGCCAACAACATCGCCAACATCAACACCACCGGCTACAAGCGGGCGCGGGCCGAATTCTCCGATCTGCTCTATCAGGTCGACCGTACCCAGGGCGTGCCCAACCGCTCCAACACCTCGCTTGTGCCCGAGGGCGTCTCGATCGGCCTCGGCGTCAAGACGACGGCGGTGCGCAACGTCCACACCCAAGGTGAACTGACCAGCACCGGCAACAGCTTCGACCTGGCGCTGACCGGGAGAGGCTGGTTCCAGATCGAGGGCGCTGACGGCAGCACGCTCTACTCCCGCGCCGGCGCCTTCAACACCAATGCCACCGGGCAGTTGGTCACCGTCGACGGCGCCAGCGTCGTCCCGGCGATCACCGTGCCGACCGACGCGGTCGAGGTGATCGTCAACAAGACCGGCCAGGTCTTTGCCCGCATCGACGGCCAGACCGACCTGCAGCTTCTCGGCCAGCTTCAGATCGTCAACTTCGCCAATGAGGCCGGCCTCGCCCCGCTCGGCGACAATCTGTTCCAGGAGACGGCGGCTTCCGGTCCGGCCAATGTCGGCGTTCCCGGCGATCCCGGCTTCGCCACGATCGAGCAGGGTTATCTGGAATCCTCCAACGTCGATCCGGTCAAGGAAATCACCGAGCTGATCTCGGCGCAGCGCGCCTATGAAATGAATTCCAAGGTCATCCAGGCCGCTGACGACATGGCCTCGGTGGTCTCCAAGAACATCAGGTAA
- a CDS encoding flagellar hook-basal body complex protein FliE, translating into MIGGIGALQFKPAIEGAEAASPGLLPGGVGTQASESVGGSFADLLSQAATKTVNTLQNAEQMSIQALKGDADTRQVADAVMSAQQALQTTIAIRDKVVSAYLEISRMNI; encoded by the coding sequence ATGATCGGCGGTATCGGGGCACTACAGTTCAAACCGGCAATCGAAGGCGCAGAGGCCGCCTCGCCAGGCCTGCTTCCGGGCGGTGTCGGGACACAGGCAAGCGAAAGCGTCGGCGGCAGCTTCGCGGACCTTCTCAGCCAGGCCGCAACCAAGACCGTCAACACGCTGCAGAACGCCGAGCAGATGTCGATCCAGGCGCTCAAGGGCGATGCCGACACCCGTCAGGTGGCCGATGCGGTGATGAGCGCCCAGCAGGCCCTGCAGACGACCATCGCCATCCGTGACAAGGTCGTCTCGGCCTACCTCGAAATCAGTCGCATGAATATCTAG
- the flgC gene encoding flagellar basal body rod protein FlgC — protein MDALTAALKVASSGLGAQSERLRVVSENLANAQSTGNTPGADPYRRKTITFQSELDRASGGSLVEVSSIARDPSDFPIEFQPGNEAADEKGYVKMPNVNVLVEMADMSEANRSYEANLQVIKQARDLISMTIDLMRNQ, from the coding sequence ATGGACGCGCTGACCGCAGCCCTCAAAGTCGCATCATCAGGCCTTGGCGCCCAGTCGGAGCGCCTGCGCGTGGTGTCGGAGAACCTCGCCAACGCGCAATCGACGGGCAACACGCCCGGCGCCGATCCCTATCGGCGCAAGACGATCACCTTCCAGTCCGAGCTCGACCGCGCGAGCGGCGGCTCGCTGGTCGAGGTGAGCTCGATCGCGCGCGATCCGTCGGACTTCCCGATCGAGTTCCAGCCCGGCAACGAAGCCGCCGACGAAAAGGGGTACGTGAAGATGCCCAACGTCAACGTGCTGGTCGAAATGGCCGACATGAGCGAGGCGAACCGCTCCTATGAGGCCAACCTGCAGGTCATCAAGCAGGCTCGCGATCTGATTTCCATGACCATCGACCTGATGAGGAACCAGTAA
- the flgB gene encoding flagellar basal body rod protein FlgB, producing MEPVNLFDLATRQSQWLAVRQSAIASNIANANTPGYTANDVEPFEKVLDRTAVTLKATEAGHLGAETTNAGFNVKPQEATGSIMPSKNTVVLEDELMKAGEVRRSFELNTAIVKAFHSMMTMVVKS from the coding sequence ATGGAACCCGTCAACCTTTTTGATCTCGCCACCCGGCAGTCGCAATGGCTGGCCGTGCGCCAGTCCGCGATCGCCTCCAACATCGCCAATGCCAACACGCCGGGCTACACGGCAAATGACGTCGAGCCGTTCGAAAAGGTTCTCGACCGGACCGCGGTGACATTGAAGGCCACCGAAGCAGGCCATCTTGGCGCCGAGACGACGAATGCCGGCTTCAATGTCAAGCCGCAGGAAGCCACCGGCTCGATCATGCCGTCGAAGAACACCGTCGTTCTCGAAGACGAGTTGATGAAGGCTGGCGAAGTGCGCCGCTCCTTCGAGCTCAACACGGCGATCGTCAAAGCCTTCCATTCGATGATGACGATGGTGGTGAAGAGCTGA
- the fliI gene encoding flagellar protein export ATPase FliI: MATGSSLLRAPERLAEAGSADRLSALERVWRRFDDPQTVLSRGGRVVEISPTHYKVRGLSDIARLGDIVEQRGKAGTRRGEIVRIGRDEVVVAPFERSADAGIGDAVFRRGPLGVAPHGSWRGRAIDALTRVIDGGPPLIRPNAGDGALTPGAMSRQRVGTGFLTGVRVIDIFTPLCFGQRLGIFAGSGVGKSTLLAMLAGAEAFDTVVVALIGERGREVREFLEDTIGADSMAKTVAVVATSDESAMMRRRAPDTAMCVAEHFRDQGHRVLLVLDSITRFAHALREVATGTGEPPVARGYPASVFTDLPKLLERAGPGAEGKGSITAIISVLVDGDDHNDPVADSVRGILDGHVVLDRAIAEQGRYPPVNPLSSISRLADKAWSAEQRLLVTRLKSMIARFEDTRDIRLLGAYQGGADAELDIAVRQVPLIYEALTQSPRDRASADPFADLARHLKGKQNGDQGD; the protein is encoded by the coding sequence ATGGCGACCGGCTCGTCCCTGCTGCGCGCGCCCGAGAGGCTTGCCGAGGCCGGCTCGGCGGACAGGCTGTCGGCGCTCGAACGCGTCTGGCGGCGGTTCGACGATCCGCAAACAGTGCTCAGCCGCGGCGGCCGCGTCGTCGAGATCTCGCCAACCCACTATAAGGTGCGCGGCCTTTCGGATATCGCGAGGCTTGGCGACATCGTCGAGCAGCGCGGCAAGGCTGGGACCCGCCGCGGCGAGATCGTCAGAATAGGCCGCGACGAGGTCGTGGTCGCGCCGTTCGAGCGCAGCGCCGATGCCGGCATCGGCGACGCCGTGTTCCGGCGCGGTCCGCTTGGCGTCGCGCCGCACGGTTCCTGGCGCGGACGTGCCATCGACGCTTTGACTCGCGTCATCGACGGTGGCCCGCCGCTGATCAGGCCGAACGCCGGCGATGGCGCGCTGACGCCGGGCGCCATGTCGCGCCAGCGCGTCGGCACCGGCTTCCTGACCGGCGTGCGGGTGATCGACATCTTCACCCCGCTCTGCTTCGGCCAGCGGCTCGGCATCTTCGCCGGCTCCGGCGTCGGCAAGTCGACATTGCTTGCCATGCTCGCCGGCGCCGAGGCCTTCGATACGGTGGTCGTCGCGCTGATCGGCGAGCGCGGCCGCGAGGTGCGCGAATTCCTCGAGGACACGATCGGCGCCGACAGCATGGCAAAGACCGTCGCCGTCGTCGCCACCAGTGACGAGAGCGCCATGATGCGGCGACGCGCGCCCGACACCGCCATGTGCGTGGCAGAGCATTTCCGCGACCAGGGCCATCGCGTGCTGCTGGTGCTGGATTCGATCACCCGCTTCGCCCACGCGCTGCGCGAGGTGGCGACGGGAACCGGCGAGCCGCCGGTCGCGCGCGGCTACCCGGCCTCGGTCTTCACCGATTTGCCCAAGCTGCTCGAGCGCGCGGGACCAGGCGCAGAGGGCAAAGGTTCGATCACCGCCATCATCTCGGTGCTTGTCGACGGCGACGATCATAACGACCCGGTGGCCGATTCGGTGCGCGGCATCCTCGACGGCCATGTCGTCCTCGACCGCGCGATCGCCGAGCAGGGACGCTACCCACCGGTAAATCCGCTGTCGTCGATCTCGCGTCTCGCCGACAAGGCCTGGAGCGCGGAGCAGCGCCTGCTGGTGACCAGGTTGAAGTCGATGATCGCGCGTTTCGAGGATACGCGCGATATCCGCCTGCTTGGCGCCTACCAGGGCGGCGCCGATGCCGAGCTCGACATCGCCGTGCGCCAGGTGCCGCTGATCTACGAGGCGCTCACGCAGTCGCCGAGGGATCGCGCTTCGGCCGATCCGTTCGCCGACCTCGCCCGCCATCTCAAGGGGAAGCAGAATGGCGATCAAGGAGACTGA
- the flgF gene encoding flagellar basal-body rod protein FlgF, whose translation MQDSLYVALSSQIALERRLDTIADNVANASTIGFRATGVKFEDVVSGTGPKSVSFASSGKTYLSTAHGSLTETGNPFDFAIQGDAWFAIETPVGTVMTRDGRFSMNENGELMSIEGYPVLDSGGAPIQLDPRNGPPKAGADGSLRQNDQLVGAIGLYDFDPGDNFVRYGNSGIVPARTPEPVTDRSNVGVAQGFLEESNVNPVLEMTRLIMVQRAFENTAALIRQSASSTDDAIKTLGSK comes from the coding sequence ATGCAGGACAGTCTCTACGTCGCCCTCTCCTCGCAGATTGCGCTCGAGCGCCGCCTCGACACCATCGCCGACAATGTCGCCAATGCCTCGACCATCGGCTTCCGCGCCACCGGCGTGAAGTTCGAGGACGTGGTCTCCGGCACCGGGCCGAAGTCGGTCTCCTTCGCTTCCTCGGGCAAGACCTATCTTTCCACCGCGCATGGCTCGCTGACCGAAACCGGCAATCCTTTCGACTTCGCCATCCAGGGCGATGCCTGGTTCGCCATCGAGACGCCGGTTGGCACCGTGATGACCCGCGACGGCCGCTTCTCCATGAACGAGAACGGCGAGCTGATGTCGATCGAAGGCTATCCGGTGCTGGACAGCGGCGGTGCGCCGATCCAGCTCGATCCGCGCAACGGCCCGCCAAAGGCCGGCGCCGACGGCTCGCTGAGGCAGAACGACCAGCTTGTCGGCGCCATCGGGCTCTATGATTTCGACCCCGGCGACAATTTTGTCCGTTACGGCAATTCCGGTATCGTGCCCGCGCGCACGCCGGAGCCTGTCACCGACCGCTCCAACGTCGGCGTCGCGCAAGGGTTTCTGGAAGAATCCAATGTCAATCCGGTGCTGGAAATGACCCGGCTGATCATGGTGCAGCGTGCCTTCGAGAACACGGCGGCGCTGATCCGGCAGAGCGCTTCCTCCACCGACGACGCGATCAAGACGCTCGGTTCGAAGTAA
- a CDS encoding DUF1217 domain-containing protein: MLNTYTSYQLIVKDINKSIDRIEQQPTVDRDTKYYLANITKVKSIDDFVNNDRVFKYAMKAYGLEDMDYAKAFMVKALKEGVSDPNSFANKLTDKRYAEFVSAFNFAANGADATIYNKAQQLVTKNYAIQAQIAGLDPNSDYVKGETTYYLANITKVKSVDDLMGNSRLYTYALAAFGLDSATEDKDLIKQVLQGGVRDPDSVANKQTDPAYAALASAFNFEQYGENATAYVPAQQPTVDKYMRQTLEEDAGKTNEGVRLALYFQRKAPGITSWYDVLADTALASVVRTALGLPDSFATADIDKQAQLFEQKLDISDFTDPEKLGKFLTRFTSMYEINNPTSTAVTSVSVLFAQPITVGISTDLMMAMQKLKF; the protein is encoded by the coding sequence TTGCTCAATACCTACACCAGCTACCAGTTGATCGTGAAAGACATCAACAAGTCGATCGACCGTATCGAGCAACAGCCGACGGTTGATCGCGATACCAAGTATTACCTGGCCAACATCACCAAGGTGAAATCGATCGACGATTTCGTCAACAATGACCGCGTGTTCAAATATGCCATGAAGGCCTACGGGTTGGAGGACATGGACTATGCCAAGGCCTTTATGGTCAAGGCGCTGAAGGAAGGTGTTTCCGATCCCAATAGCTTCGCCAACAAGCTGACCGACAAGCGCTACGCCGAATTTGTCAGCGCCTTCAACTTCGCCGCCAATGGCGCCGATGCGACCATCTACAACAAGGCGCAGCAGCTGGTGACGAAGAACTACGCCATCCAGGCGCAGATCGCCGGTCTTGATCCGAATTCGGACTATGTGAAGGGCGAGACGACCTATTATCTCGCCAATATCACCAAGGTGAAGTCCGTCGACGACTTGATGGGCAACAGCCGGCTCTACACCTACGCGCTGGCGGCGTTCGGCCTCGATTCGGCCACCGAGGACAAGGATCTCATCAAGCAGGTCCTGCAAGGCGGCGTGCGCGACCCCGACAGCGTCGCCAACAAGCAGACGGATCCGGCCTATGCGGCGCTGGCCTCGGCCTTCAACTTCGAGCAGTACGGCGAGAACGCCACCGCCTACGTTCCGGCGCAGCAGCCGACCGTCGACAAATACATGCGCCAGACGCTGGAGGAAGACGCCGGCAAGACCAATGAGGGCGTGCGGCTGGCGCTTTACTTCCAGCGCAAGGCGCCGGGCATCACCAGTTGGTACGACGTGCTCGCCGACACCGCGCTTGCCAGCGTGGTGCGCACCGCGCTCGGCCTGCCCGATTCCTTCGCCACGGCCGACATCGACAAGCAGGCGCAGTTGTTCGAGCAGAAGCTCGACATCTCGGATTTCACCGACCCCGAGAAACTCGGCAAGTTCCTGACCCGCTTCACCAGCATGTACGAGATCAACAACCCGACCTCGACCGCCGTGACGTCGGTCAGCGTGCTCTTCGCGCAGCCGATCACCGTGGGCATCTCCACCGACCTGATGATGGCCATGCAGAAGCTGAAGTTCTGA
- the motA gene encoding flagellar motor stator protein MotA has protein sequence MGILIGLVVTLGCVLGGFMAMGGHLHVLMQPWEAVVICGAALGTFLVANPMKTVKDTGKGIIEAFKQAVPKERDYLETLGVLHSLMRELRSKSRSEVEAHIDNPEESAIFQAFPTVLKNHDLTNFICDYCRIIIIGNARSHEIEALMDEEIQTIRSDKLKAYHAMVAVGDGLPALGIVAAVLGVVKAMGALDQSPEILGGLIGAALVGTFLGIFLSYGVVGPVATKIKTVREKKNRLYIIVKQTLLAYMNGALPQVAIEFGRKTISSYERPTIDAVEQSTMNTGVAEKKAA, from the coding sequence GTGGGTATTCTGATCGGACTTGTGGTGACGCTTGGTTGCGTTCTCGGCGGCTTCATGGCCATGGGCGGGCACCTGCATGTGCTGATGCAGCCATGGGAAGCGGTGGTCATCTGCGGCGCCGCGCTCGGCACCTTCCTCGTCGCCAACCCGATGAAGACGGTCAAGGACACGGGCAAGGGCATTATCGAAGCCTTCAAGCAGGCGGTGCCCAAGGAACGGGACTACCTGGAGACGCTCGGCGTGCTGCACAGCCTGATGCGCGAACTGCGCTCGAAGTCGCGCAGCGAGGTCGAGGCGCATATCGACAATCCGGAAGAATCCGCGATCTTCCAGGCCTTCCCGACCGTCCTGAAGAACCACGATCTGACGAATTTCATCTGCGACTATTGCCGCATCATCATCATCGGCAATGCACGCTCGCACGAGATCGAGGCGCTGATGGACGAGGAGATCCAGACCATCCGCAGCGACAAGCTGAAGGCCTATCACGCGATGGTCGCGGTCGGCGACGGCCTGCCGGCGCTCGGCATCGTCGCCGCAGTGCTCGGCGTGGTGAAGGCGATGGGCGCGCTCGACCAGTCGCCGGAAATCCTCGGCGGGCTGATCGGCGCCGCGCTTGTCGGAACCTTCCTCGGCATCTTCCTGTCCTATGGCGTGGTCGGCCCGGTCGCCACCAAGATCAAGACGGTTCGCGAGAAGAAGAACCGCCTCTACATCATCGTCAAGCAGACGCTGCTCGCCTACATGAACGGCGCCTTGCCGCAGGTCGCGATCGAGTTCGGCCGCAAGACCATCTCCTCCTATGAGCGCCCGACGATCGATGCCGTCGAGCAGAGCACCATGAATACGGGCGTCGCCGAGAAGAAGGCGGCCTGA
- a CDS encoding FliM/FliN family flagellar motor switch protein, which produces MTSPGSPSQTRALIIERLVGDSGEAAQVIGVGRGMAERSLPLLQKALSGDLGAPVTVDLQAVEVSRVPDARIRAGETFAMTIVSSPTSADAMTLVMDAPAIAVMVSALFGGDPDQPVAPIERDLSQIETDVATSVFQEVAVALNGSDRRSLNLRLTIPRAMSGNEARRRVLRDGAAARIVYGISTPTDTGTVTVMIPQRILLAARGATAAQGDDQTTEFDWRARFSEEVMRSAVRLEATMPLARLTLGDLAALQPGQVIEFEENAQSQAKLSARDKTLFVCEFGKLGQNYTVRIRHPHDAGQDFIDGLMPG; this is translated from the coding sequence ATGACCAGTCCGGGCAGTCCGTCGCAAACCCGGGCCTTGATCATCGAGCGTCTCGTCGGCGACAGCGGCGAGGCCGCGCAGGTGATCGGCGTCGGCCGCGGCATGGCCGAACGCTCGCTGCCGCTGCTGCAGAAAGCCCTTTCCGGCGACCTTGGCGCGCCGGTCACGGTCGACCTGCAAGCGGTGGAAGTGAGTCGTGTGCCTGATGCGCGCATCCGCGCCGGCGAAACCTTCGCCATGACCATCGTCTCCTCGCCGACCTCGGCCGACGCCATGACGCTGGTCATGGACGCGCCGGCGATCGCCGTCATGGTCAGCGCTCTGTTCGGCGGCGACCCCGACCAGCCGGTGGCGCCGATCGAGCGCGACCTGTCGCAGATCGAGACTGACGTCGCGACCAGCGTCTTCCAGGAGGTCGCAGTGGCGCTGAACGGATCGGACAGGCGCTCCCTAAACCTGCGCCTGACAATCCCCCGGGCGATGTCCGGCAACGAGGCAAGACGGCGTGTGCTGCGCGATGGCGCGGCAGCCCGCATCGTCTACGGCATTTCGACGCCAACCGACACCGGCACGGTGACGGTGATGATCCCGCAGCGCATCCTTCTGGCGGCGCGCGGCGCCACCGCCGCTCAGGGCGACGACCAGACGACGGAATTCGACTGGCGAGCCCGCTTCTCGGAGGAAGTGATGCGCTCGGCTGTGCGGCTAGAGGCCACCATGCCGCTCGCCCGGCTGACGCTTGGCGATCTCGCGGCCTTGCAGCCCGGCCAGGTGATCGAGTTCGAGGAGAACGCGCAGTCGCAGGCCAAGCTCAGCGCGCGCGACAAGACGCTGTTTGTCTGCGAGTTCGGCAAGCTCGGTCAGAATTACACGGTCCGCATCCGGCATCCTCACGATGCCGGGCAGGATTTTATCGACGGACTTATGCCCGGCTGA
- the fliN gene encoding flagellar motor switch protein FliN: MAKTKVEAEPDQPDEQLDRAIEELRGVLREEEQRPDAAFQAGANSSIIMTIPVDVQIILGSTEMPVSELMALQKGSTVALNRRIGEPVDVVVNGRRIARGEITVLENDPSRFGIRLTEIIAATKSA; encoded by the coding sequence ATGGCAAAGACCAAGGTGGAAGCCGAACCCGATCAGCCGGACGAGCAGCTCGACCGCGCCATCGAGGAACTGCGCGGCGTGCTGCGGGAAGAGGAACAGCGTCCGGACGCCGCCTTCCAGGCAGGCGCCAATTCGTCGATCATCATGACGATCCCGGTCGATGTGCAGATCATCCTCGGCAGCACCGAAATGCCGGTGTCGGAGCTGATGGCATTGCAGAAAGGCTCGACCGTGGCACTCAACCGCCGCATCGGCGAGCCGGTCGACGTGGTCGTCAACGGCCGCAGAATTGCGCGCGGCGAGATCACCGTGCTGGAAAACGATCCGTCGCGCTTCGGCATCAGGCTCACCGAGATCATCGCCGCGACGAAGAGCGCGTAG
- a CDS encoding flagellar motor switch protein FliG — MMTSLTLTRPQKAAAILVAMGKPSASRLLKFFKQEELKALIEGARLLRTIPQADLERIVAEFEAEFTEGAGLLDSADRMDTILNESLSPEEMSAIMGDKKLEPAPEGPPPIWPDLEKLEPARLGTFLAGEHPQTAAMVLSKLASQAAANVLLTMEKPIRSQIIKRMVTMANIPDAATRIVESQLRASVLAQKATKDTSAGQERVASVLNEMAKPELDELMQDLEEAGTPDLAGVKSRLFAFDDLPLLTQKARVLLFDGLSTELVTLALRGAPAALTESVLSAIGARSRRMIESELGQGSEGIALADIMAARKTIAVATIRLSRQGAFELPSTQSAAEAA, encoded by the coding sequence ATGATGACGTCATTGACGCTGACGCGCCCGCAAAAGGCTGCCGCCATCCTGGTGGCGATGGGCAAGCCCTCGGCCAGCCGGCTGCTCAAATTCTTCAAGCAGGAAGAGCTGAAGGCGCTGATCGAGGGCGCCCGCCTGCTGCGCACCATCCCGCAAGCCGATCTGGAGCGCATCGTCGCGGAATTCGAGGCCGAGTTCACGGAGGGCGCCGGCCTGCTCGATTCGGCCGACCGGATGGACACGATCCTCAACGAATCGCTGTCGCCCGAGGAGATGAGCGCCATCATGGGCGACAAGAAACTCGAGCCTGCTCCCGAGGGACCGCCGCCGATCTGGCCGGATCTCGAGAAGCTCGAGCCCGCGCGCCTCGGGACCTTCCTCGCCGGGGAACATCCGCAGACGGCGGCCATGGTGTTGTCGAAGCTCGCGTCGCAGGCCGCCGCCAACGTTCTGTTGACGATGGAAAAGCCGATACGCAGCCAGATCATCAAGCGCATGGTGACGATGGCCAACATTCCGGACGCAGCGACCAGGATCGTCGAGAGCCAGTTGCGCGCCAGCGTGCTTGCGCAGAAGGCGACCAAGGACACTTCGGCCGGCCAGGAGCGTGTCGCCAGCGTGCTCAACGAAATGGCCAAGCCCGAGCTCGACGAGCTCATGCAGGATCTGGAAGAGGCCGGCACGCCCGATCTCGCCGGCGTCAAGTCGCGGTTGTTTGCTTTCGACGACCTGCCGCTGCTTACCCAGAAGGCGCGCGTGCTGCTGTTCGACGGGCTGTCGACCGAGCTCGTCACGCTGGCGCTGCGCGGCGCGCCCGCGGCGCTCACCGAATCCGTGCTGTCGGCGATCGGCGCACGCTCACGCCGCATGATCGAATCCGAGCTCGGGCAGGGATCGGAAGGCATTGCGCTGGCCGACATTATGGCGGCGCGCAAAACGATCGCCGTGGCGACCATCCGTCTGTCGCGGCAAGGAGCGTTCGAGCTTCCCTCGACGCAAAGCGCCGCCGAAGCGGCCTGA